In Diabrotica undecimpunctata isolate CICGRU chromosome 4, icDiaUnde3, whole genome shotgun sequence, a single genomic region encodes these proteins:
- the LOC140438886 gene encoding uncharacterized protein, whose translation MLAEIIKYIASILGLIRNDFNDENVRKGLVECTKAIKKIHNAMRTAKTTGEKQHLEAQMRQVKTLRNQLKAEHKKGAGLTPTKETAKHRVQWDDSISAFNSRIRTGVISNIKHKDPGSFLNDCKALFKRRIQNVLKKDEAVKVNMTFGGDFEIASGEKIYKDTKYFTTSNSPIYRDTNLDEWFEKKVVEPINRDLEEFQERDSGWALKAVVNLGVNINKFTPQLGSSYIELPPQIKRKEACINVKNDDEACFAWSVISAVNPVDKNPQRVSKYPHYSQVLKLKGIQWPMTMKQIPNFEKQNDISINVYVLKKEKRDFKTLPTYLTKNKKEKHVNLLLVQDKYDDDTEGPIRCHYVWIKNLSRLLSKQLSNENGTKHVCDVCLHYFRSQEKLDVHKTSCKGRLDHICDRCLQPISSAVQLEAHTEDCIRINDTAIKMPEESNKMVKFKNFRNKIKAPFAVYADLESALKRTGDPKKPQEHVPVAVGYFFKCSYDDTLSFYDSYRGKDCMKWFADKLNQLAEDVSTVFMCPYDINMTTQQESDFHAATHCHICEQRFSPNDKKVRDHDHLTSENNYRGAAHEGCNINYKDVHTIPIIFHNLSGYDAHFIVNDIATHIKGPVDLLPITKEKYISFTKHIDDARIKFRFIDSFRFMASSLDKLSSYLPKYTNLKSQFLSLPEEQFSLLTKKGIMPYDYIDSFKKFAEMSLPPIEFFYNKLEDKPCPRRHYRRAQDVWSSFSCSTLGDYVDLYMKTDILLLADVFEEFRSSCLKTYNLDPAHYFTLPGFTWDAMLKHTKQELELLTDPDMFLFVERGIRGGLSQVCSKRRVHANNKYMASYDPSKPDSYLMYFDVNNQYGWAMSQYLPYGGFEWVDSNIDVISIPDDSSEGYILEVDLEYPQHLHDRHKDIPFCPESLNPKTMFPPKRPRELTKLMVTLNDKTKYVIHYRALKQALANGLILTKIHKVLKFNQSAWLQPYIELNTNLRKAAKNEFEKNLFKLMNNAVFGKTMENVRKRVDIKLLTEWQGRYGAEARISSPLFKNATIFNENLVAVEMHRAEIWLDKPIYVGMSILDLAKTTIYNFQYDYLTSRFGENFTTCYTDTDSVIVEIREKDPYEAMIDDCYKYFDTSDYPVDNIYGIPQVNKKVLGRMKDENNGRIMTDYIGLRSKLYTTKVAITDDEIEKMRGELEEQQYEDDEIDNIINNYGVTKKAKGVKKSVVHTKITFEDYVECLDAFKYKSATQNLIRSDRHRVYTITQEKVALSPNDDKRHHLPESYDTLPWGHYSINNHEMDVD comes from the coding sequence atgctGGCCGAAATTATCAAATATATAGCATCCATCTTGGGGTTGATTAGAAATGATTTTAATGATGAAAATGTTAGAAAAGGGCTGGTAGAGTGTACGAAAGCTATTAAAAAGATACATAATGCAATGAGAACTGCAAAAACGACGGGGGAGAAGCAGCACCTTGAAGCCCAGATGCGGCAAGTAAAAACTCTGCGAAACCAGCTGAAAGCCGAACACAAGAAGGGGGCAGGACTCACACCTACGAAGGAAACTGCTAAACATAGAGTGCAATGGGATGACTCCATATCAGCATTCAACTCGAGAATTAGAACGGGAGTCATCTCAAACATTAAACACAAGGATCCAGGCAGTTTCCTTAATGATTGCAAAGCCCTTTTTAAGCGGAGAATCCAAAACGTACTTAAGAAAGACGAGGCAGTAAAAGTTAACATGACATTTGGTGGAGACTTCGAGATAGCTAGCGGAGAGAAAATCTATAAAGATACAAAATATTTCACCACATCGAACTCGCCAATCTATCGAGACACCAATCTTGATGAGTGGTTTGAAAAGAAAGTGGTAGAACCCATCAACAGAGACTTGGAAGAATTCCAAGAACGTGATTCTGGATGGGCACTAAAGGCAGTTGTTAACCTGGGGGTgaacattaataaatttacaCCGCAACTAGGCTCATCATATATTGAACTTCCTCCTCAGATAAAGAGAAAAGAAGCATGTATTAATGTTAAAAATGATGATGAGGCATGTTTTGCGTGGTCTGTCATATCAGCGGTGAATCCTGTTGATAAAAATCCTCAAAGAGTGTCAAAATATCCGCACTACTCGCAAGTGCTGAAGTTGAAGGGAATACAGTGGCCAATGACGATGAAGCAGATTCctaattttgaaaaacagaatgaTATATCCATCAATGTTTAcgttttgaaaaaagaaaaaagagatttTAAGACCCTCCCAACATATTTAACTAAAAACAAGAAGGAAAAACATGTGAATCTGCTTCTTGTCCAAGATAAATACGATGATGATACCGAAGGTCCTATTAGATGCCATTATGTATGGATAAAAAATCTATCTCGCCTATTATCAAAACAGTTAAGTAATGAAAATGGAACAAAACATGTCTGTGATGTCTGCCTCCATTACTTTAGATCACAGGAAAAGTTAGATGTTCATAAGACAAGTTGCAAAGGGCGATTGGATCATATATGCGATAGGTGTTTACAACCAATTTCATCGGCTGTTCAGCTAGAAGCTCACACCGAAGACTGTATAAGGATTAACGATACTGCCATTAAAATGCCCGAGGAAAGCAATAAAatggtaaaatttaaaaatttccggaATAAGATTAAAGCCCCCTTCGCCGTGTACGCGGATCTCGAGAGTGCTTTGAAACGTACAGGAGATCCTAAAAAACCTCAAGAGCATGTTCCTGTAGCAGTTGGTTATTTCTTTAAATGCTCGTATGATGACACTTTGTCGTTTTATGACTCATATCGAGGAAAGGATTGCATGAAATGGTTCGCAGATAAACTTAATCAGCTTGCTGAGGATGTTTCTACGGTGTTTATGTGCCCATATGATATAAATATGACAACTCAGCAAGAGAGCGATTTCCATGCAGCCACTCATTGCCATATCTGTGAGCAGCGCTTTTCCCCCAATGATAAGAAAGTACGGGATCACGATCATCTCACTTCAGAAAATAATTATAGAGGTGCAGCTCACGAAGGGTGTAACATTAATTATAAAGATGTTCATACAATTCCAATAATATTTCATAATCTCTCCGGATATGACGCCCACTTCATTGTTAATGATATTGCTACACACATCAAAGGCCCCGTAGATCTTCTTCCTATTACTAAGGAAAAATATATCTCTTTTACGAAACACATTGATGATGCTCGAATTAAATTCCGTTTTATCGATAGTTTTCGATTCATGGCGTCTTCCCTCGATAAACTTTCTTCGTATTTGCCTAAATATACTAACCTCAAATCTCAATTTTTATCGCTTCCTGAGGAGCAATTCAGTCTTTTAACCAAGAAAGGTATCATGCCTTACGATTATAtagattcatttaaaaaatttgctGAAATGTCTCTACCCCCCATTGAGTTCTTTTATAATAAACTTGAGGATAAACCATGTCCTCGACGACATTATCGTAGAGCCCAAGATGTCTGGTCTTCATTCTCGTGCTCCACTCTCGGGGATTATGTAGATCTTTATATGAAGACcgatattcttcttcttgcagaCGTTTTTGAAGAGTTCCGATCCAGTTGTCTCAAAACATATAATCTTGACCCAGCTCATTACTTCACTCTTCCCGGCTTCACgtgggatgcaatgcttaaaCATACCAAACAAGAACTGGAGCTTTTAACAGATCCAGATATGTTTTTGTTTGTGGAGCGTGGTATTCGTGGCGGTTTGAGTCAGGTATGCTCGAAACGTCGCGTCCACGCTAATAATAAGTATATGGCATCATACGATCCATCGAAGCCTGACTCATATCTAATGTATTTTGATGTCAATAACCAATACGGCTGGGCAATGTCACAATATCTTCCCTATGGTGGTTTCGAGTGGGTCGATTCTAATATAGACGTTATATCTATTCCTGACGATTCTTCTGAAGGGTACATTCTCGAGGTAGATTTAGAGTACCCTCAACATCTCCATGATCGTCATAAAGACATCCCATTCTGCCCAGAATCTTTGAACCCAAAAACTATGTTTCCTCCAAAACGTCCTCGAGAGCTCACCAAATTAATGGTCACCCTCAATGACAAAACAAAATACGTAATTCATTACAGAGCATTAAAGCAAGCATTAGCCAACGGGTTAATTTTAACAAAGATAcataaagttttgaaatttaatcaATCTGCGTGGCTGCAACCGTATATCGAGTTAAATACAAATCTCCGGAAGGCAGCGAAAAATGAGTTTGAAAAGAACCTTTTTAAGCTAATGAACAACGCTGTGTTTGGTAAGACCATGGAGAATGTGCGCAAGCGCGTTGATATTAAATTGTTGACGGAATGGCAGGGTCGTTATGGAGCTGAAGCAAGAATAAGTAGTCCCCTGTTTAAAAACGCTACTAtctttaatgaaaatttggttgCTGTCGAGATGCATAGAGCAGAAATATGGTTAGATAAACCGATTTATGTTGGAATGAGTATATTGGATTTAGCTAAAACAaccatatataattttcaatatgACTATTTGACCAGCAGGTTCGGAGAAAACTTTACGACTTGCTATACTGATACCGATAGTGTAATCGTAGAGATACGGGAAAAAGATCCCTATGAAGCAATGATAGACGATtgctataaatattttgatacgTCTGACTACCCAGTAGATAATATTTACGGCATCCCTCAGGTTAATAAAAAGGTATTGGGTAGGATGAAGGATGAGAATAATGGTCGCATTATGACCGACTATATAGGTCTTCGATCGAAATTGTACACTACAAAAGTAGCCATCacagatgatgaaattgaaaaaATGAGGGGGGAGTTGGAAGAACAGCAGTATGAGGATGACGAAAttgataatattattaataattatggtGTGACAAAGAAGGCGAAGGGGGTAAAGAAATCTGTTGTACACACTAAAATTACATTTGAAGACTATGTCGAGTGTTTGGATGCCTTTAAATATAAGTCCGCCACGCAGAATCTTATAAGATCAGATAGACATCGTGTATATACAATTACCCAGGAAAAGGTTGCGCTTAGCCCCAATGATGATAAAAGACATCACCTTCCGGAGTCTTATGATACGCTTCCATGGGGGCATTATTCAATTAATAATCATGAGATGGATGTTGATTAG